The Eurosta solidaginis isolate ZX-2024a chromosome 4, ASM4086904v1, whole genome shotgun sequence genome includes a window with the following:
- the LOC137248059 gene encoding uncharacterized protein isoform X1, with amino-acid sequence MGKHKNSMQNSIFIEFMEKYPDIAKGFTKRDKPTVDDLWQQLVTSLNSAGPPQKDVNGWRKTWTVWKSDIKRKLAQNQTESRVTGGGPFTKHQLSQTEKTIVRICGMTKSVEGVAGNELGPNESDDELPSTSTKRPMSPVTSTPKRQRTESTGERLKKFLDEDNERKLEINEKLDELIKIEKENASSIRRVYRAIEKGNEYVANSVTALKDELVRNNAGILRALQEKNEINK; translated from the exons at gggaaagcataaaaattcaatgcaaaacagtatttttattgaatttatggaaaaatatccagatattgcgaagggcttcacgaagcggGATAAGCCAACTGTTGACGATCTTTGGCAACAGTTAGTTACGTCGCTAAACAGTGCCGGTCCACCACAAAAGGATGTGAATGGATGGAGAAAG ACATGGACTGTGTGGAAAAGCGACATAAAAAGAAAGCTCGCACAAAATCAAACCGAGTCCCGAGTAACTGGTGGAGGACCATTCACCAAGCACCAACTTTCTCAAACGGAAAAGACAATAGTGCGCATTTGTGGCATGACAAAGTCTGTGGAAGGTGTAGCTGGCAATGAACTTGGCCCCAACGAAAGTGACGATGAATTACCATCCACGTCTACGAAGCGGCCAATGTCTCCAGTTACCAGCACTCCTAAAAGGCAACGGACTGAAAGTACGGGGgagcgtttaaaaaaatttttagatgaAGACAACGAGAGAAAGCTCGAAATAAATGAGAAATTGGACGAgcttataaaaattgaaaaggaaaatGCCAGCAGCATCAGGCGAGTCTACAGAGCCATAGAAAAAGGCAACGAATATGTGGCTAACTCTGTAACTGCGCTGAAGGATGAACTTGTCCGTAATAATGCAGGTATTTTGCGAGCGTTGCAGGAAAAAAAtgagataaacaagtaa
- the LOC137248059 gene encoding uncharacterized protein isoform X2, whose translation MGKHKNSMQNSIFIEFMEKYPDIAKGFTKRDKPTVDDLWQQLVTSLNSAGPPQKDVNGWRKTWTVWKSDIKRKLAQNQTESRVTGGGPFTKHQLSQTEKTIVRICGMTKSVEGVAGNELGPNESDDELPSTSTKRPMSPVTSTPKRQRTESTGERLKKFLDEDNERKLEINEKLDELIKIEKENASSIRRVYRAIEKGNEYVANSVTALKDELVRNNAGSRQHCHQV comes from the exons at gggaaagcataaaaattcaatgcaaaacagtatttttattgaatttatggaaaaatatccagatattgcgaagggcttcacgaagcggGATAAGCCAACTGTTGACGATCTTTGGCAACAGTTAGTTACGTCGCTAAACAGTGCCGGTCCACCACAAAAGGATGTGAATGGATGGAGAAAG ACATGGACTGTGTGGAAAAGCGACATAAAAAGAAAGCTCGCACAAAATCAAACCGAGTCCCGAGTAACTGGTGGAGGACCATTCACCAAGCACCAACTTTCTCAAACGGAAAAGACAATAGTGCGCATTTGTGGCATGACAAAGTCTGTGGAAGGTGTAGCTGGCAATGAACTTGGCCCCAACGAAAGTGACGATGAATTACCATCCACGTCTACGAAGCGGCCAATGTCTCCAGTTACCAGCACTCCTAAAAGGCAACGGACTGAAAGTACGGGGgagcgtttaaaaaaatttttagatgaAGACAACGAGAGAAAGCTCGAAATAAATGAGAAATTGGACGAgcttataaaaattgaaaaggaaaatGCCAGCAGCATCAGGCGAGTCTACAGAGCCATAGAAAAAGGCAACGAATATGTGGCTAACTCTGTAACTGCGCTGAAGGATGAACTTGTCCGTAATAATGCAG gctcacggcaacactgccaccaagtctga